The Algoriphagus sp. TR-M9 genome has a window encoding:
- the porX gene encoding T9SS response regulator signal transducer PorX, translating to MSQKHNILWADDEIDLLKPHILFLEQKGYAITTVNSGVDAVEEVENQNFDVIFLDEMMPGMTGLETLQQIKQIKPQIPVVMITKSEEEHIMDDAIGGKIADYLIKPINPSQILLSVKKLLQNKQLIDERTTQSYQQDFMNISMAFGDAEDHQDWADIYRKLTYWEMQIDDTENKNMLPVLESQKIEANANFARFIKDNYLDWMQEKNTEKPLLSNQVMKKKVFPQLKEGKPLFFIVIDNLRLDQWEDIEPILTPYFNIKDKASYYSILPTTTAFARNALFSGMMPMDMARFYPKLWEDEDSDEGKNNFEDEWLKINLDKNRLNIRSSYHKIIQTQQGKNAVEQFNNMLQNDLNVLVYNFVDMVSHARTDMKMIRELAPDESAYRSLTTSWFEHSSLFELLKKIHDAGAEVIITTDHGTKRVNKPYRIIGDKNVTTNLRYKQGKNLNFEAGKVFEIKRPEDAKLPRLNVSSTYVFAVEDYFFAYPNNYNYYVNFYKDTFQHGGVSLEEMIIPIVHLSPK from the coding sequence AAAATTTTGATGTGATTTTTTTGGATGAAATGATGCCTGGCATGACCGGTCTGGAAACCCTGCAGCAGATCAAACAAATCAAACCCCAGATTCCGGTGGTGATGATCACCAAAAGTGAGGAAGAACATATCATGGATGATGCGATCGGGGGCAAAATCGCCGATTACCTGATCAAACCTATTAATCCTAGCCAGATTTTGCTCTCCGTGAAGAAGTTGCTCCAAAATAAGCAACTCATCGATGAACGCACCACCCAGAGCTATCAGCAGGATTTCATGAATATTTCCATGGCTTTTGGAGATGCAGAAGATCATCAGGATTGGGCAGATATCTATCGTAAGCTGACTTATTGGGAAATGCAGATTGATGATACTGAAAATAAAAATATGTTGCCGGTATTGGAATCTCAGAAGATAGAGGCCAACGCCAATTTTGCCAGGTTTATTAAAGACAATTACCTGGACTGGATGCAGGAGAAAAACACCGAGAAACCTCTGCTCTCCAATCAAGTGATGAAGAAGAAGGTGTTTCCTCAGCTCAAGGAAGGTAAGCCACTTTTTTTTATAGTTATTGATAACTTAAGGCTGGATCAATGGGAAGATATTGAGCCGATTTTGACGCCATATTTTAATATAAAAGATAAGGCGAGCTATTACAGCATTTTGCCTACTACTACGGCATTTGCCAGAAATGCACTTTTCAGCGGAATGATGCCTATGGATATGGCGAGGTTTTACCCGAAACTATGGGAGGATGAGGATTCTGATGAGGGCAAAAATAATTTTGAAGACGAATGGTTGAAAATCAATCTGGATAAAAACCGGCTGAATATCCGCTCATCTTATCATAAAATTATCCAGACTCAGCAAGGAAAAAATGCAGTGGAGCAATTCAATAATATGCTTCAAAATGACTTGAATGTGCTGGTTTATAATTTTGTAGATATGGTGTCCCATGCCCGTACCGATATGAAAATGATCCGTGAGCTAGCGCCAGATGAATCAGCGTATAGGTCATTGACTACGAGTTGGTTTGAGCATTCTTCCCTGTTTGAGCTGCTGAAGAAAATCCATGATGCCGGAGCAGAAGTGATTATTACTACGGATCACGGAACCAAGCGGGTGAATAAGCCCTACCGCATCATCGGAGACAAAAATGTAACGACTAATCTGAGGTATAAACAAGGGAAAAACCTGAATTTCGAAGCAGGAAAAGTGTTTGAAATCAAACGCCCTGAAGATGCCAAACTTCCTAGATTGAATGTTTCTTCTACTTACGTATTTGCCGTTGAAGATTATTTCTTTGCATACCCCAATAATTACAATTATTATGTGAACTTCTACAAGGACACCTTCCAGCATGGAGGTGTTTCTCTAGAGGAAATGATCATACCGATCGTTCATTTGTCACCAAAATAA
- the tsaE gene encoding tRNA (adenosine(37)-N6)-threonylcarbamoyltransferase complex ATPase subunit type 1 TsaE, producing MTQFTYELDEIDTAAAKLIEEAGDEKVWVFQGDMGAGKTTLIKALAQAFSIADQVSSPTFGIVNHYENLTEQEFYHFDFYRLEDPSEALDIGIEEYFYSGNYCWLEWAEKIFQFLPDEFFLIKIINESPSKRTLNLQHIKDAS from the coding sequence TTGACCCAGTTCACGTACGAGCTAGATGAAATTGATACAGCCGCTGCAAAGCTAATCGAGGAGGCTGGAGATGAAAAAGTGTGGGTGTTTCAGGGAGACATGGGAGCAGGTAAAACTACCCTGATCAAGGCCTTGGCCCAAGCTTTTTCTATAGCAGATCAGGTAAGCAGTCCCACCTTTGGAATAGTCAATCATTACGAAAATCTAACCGAGCAGGAATTCTACCATTTTGATTTTTACAGACTGGAAGATCCCTCAGAGGCATTGGATATCGGAATAGAAGAGTATTTTTATAGTGGAAACTATTGTTGGCTGGAATGGGCTGAGAAAATCTTTCAGTTTCTGCCTGACGAATTTTTCCTGATCAAAATCATCAATGAATCTCCATCTAAGCGTACGCTGAACCTTCAACACATCAAAGATGCCAGCTGA
- a CDS encoding alanine dehydrogenase, with protein sequence MPAEIDQLSAVGLIPKESPAKVRNSDRNITVGLPKETSPQEKRIVITPESVGLLTNNGINVVMESGGGLQAKFSDQDFSDAGAKVTRSRKEVYESEIVLKIDPPALEEIDYMNSGACLITALQQGKQSKEFIQKLNEKKVTAVAFEYLEDKVGGMPVVRAMSEIAGSTVMLIASEYLSSVNDGKGLIMGGVTGVPPTQVVIIGAGTVAEYAARTALGLGANIKVFDNHIYKLRRLKQLLGQQIYTSTIDNFSLNQALSEADVVIGALRAEKGRNKIVVSEEMVANMMHGSIIIDVAIDQGGCIETSRMTSHDEPVYQVHDITHYCVPNIASRVARTASYSLSNIFTPIILQMADLGGAEEMIFNYKWFLRGVYTYRGSLTNAYLGRKFGISHKELQLLLAARY encoded by the coding sequence ATGCCAGCTGAAATAGATCAACTTTCCGCCGTGGGGCTTATTCCCAAGGAGTCACCTGCCAAAGTGCGCAATAGTGACCGTAATATTACGGTTGGGCTGCCCAAAGAAACCTCTCCACAAGAAAAACGAATAGTAATCACACCTGAGTCGGTAGGCTTGCTGACCAATAACGGGATCAATGTGGTAATGGAGTCAGGAGGTGGATTGCAAGCCAAGTTTAGTGATCAGGATTTTTCTGACGCGGGTGCCAAAGTCACCCGATCCCGAAAGGAAGTGTATGAGTCCGAAATCGTGCTCAAAATCGATCCACCGGCATTGGAAGAAATAGATTATATGAATTCAGGGGCTTGCCTGATTACGGCGCTGCAGCAGGGCAAGCAAAGCAAAGAGTTCATCCAAAAGCTCAATGAAAAAAAAGTTACTGCTGTAGCTTTTGAGTACCTGGAAGATAAAGTAGGAGGAATGCCGGTAGTCCGCGCTATGTCTGAGATCGCCGGAAGCACCGTCATGCTCATCGCATCAGAATACCTGTCCAGCGTCAACGACGGCAAGGGGCTGATCATGGGAGGAGTGACAGGAGTTCCACCCACTCAAGTCGTTATTATAGGTGCTGGAACAGTGGCGGAGTACGCAGCCAGAACCGCATTGGGCTTGGGGGCAAATATCAAGGTTTTTGATAATCATATTTATAAACTTCGTAGGCTGAAGCAGTTGCTCGGGCAGCAGATTTACACTTCTACCATAGATAATTTTAGTCTAAACCAGGCGCTCTCCGAGGCAGATGTGGTTATTGGTGCTTTACGGGCCGAAAAAGGGCGGAACAAAATCGTAGTAAGTGAAGAGATGGTTGCAAATATGATGCATGGGAGCATCATCATCGATGTGGCCATAGATCAGGGAGGATGTATAGAAACCTCCAGAATGACTTCCCATGATGAGCCCGTATATCAGGTGCATGATATTACCCATTATTGTGTGCCCAATATCGCTTCCAGAGTGGCCAGAACAGCCTCTTACTCACTCAGCAATATTTTCACCCCGATTATTTTGCAAATGGCAGACCTAGGAGGAGCTGAAGAAATGATATTCAACTACAAATGGTTTCTCAGAGGGGTCTATACTTACAGAGGAAGCCTGACCAATGCCTATCTAGGCAGGAAATTTGGAATCAGTCACAAGGAATTGCAACTCCTATTGGCTGCGAGGTATTAA
- a CDS encoding response regulator has product MEAQSQEKIKILYVDDEENNLQAFKATFRRDYKIFLAINAEEGRKVLENEEIEIIITDQRMPEETGVEFLESIIPIHPNPIRILLTGYTDIQAVIDAINKGQVYHYLTKPWEEDYLRTVIKNAFEIYTLRMENEKLTKALIKANDQLEFLLRQNLLS; this is encoded by the coding sequence ATGGAAGCGCAAAGTCAAGAAAAAATAAAAATTCTATATGTAGATGATGAAGAGAACAATCTTCAGGCATTCAAGGCTACTTTTCGTAGAGACTACAAGATTTTTCTAGCCATCAATGCTGAAGAAGGCAGGAAAGTACTAGAGAATGAAGAGATTGAGATCATCATCACAGATCAGCGCATGCCTGAAGAAACTGGTGTTGAGTTTCTTGAATCCATTATCCCTATCCATCCGAATCCCATCCGGATTCTGCTGACAGGCTATACCGATATCCAAGCTGTGATCGATGCGATCAACAAGGGACAGGTTTATCATTACCTCACTAAACCCTGGGAAGAGGACTACTTACGTACGGTAATCAAAAATGCATTTGAAATCTATACGCTCCGAATGGAAAACGAGAAATTGACCAAAGCCTTGATCAAAGCCAATGATCAGTTGGAGTTTTTACTCCGTCAAAACTTACTTTCCTAA
- a CDS encoding Rv1355c family protein → MVITKKYDPINQYYPVIFSMEESSDISAANELLASGNIRMMDELDNQVLELIKAQSPSQDFKSDELREKLSDFWDTNDRETYGNWVYYPWKFCMVRLLPEEDFITVRTQRNKYKITQAEQDALRKKKIGIIGLSVGQSIAFSIALERSCGELRLADFDHLELGNMNRIKAGVTDLGVEKVVIAAREISEIDPYLKLKVYREGISEENIAEFLAGEHPLDLLIDECDSLNIKILAREKARSFGIPVLMETSDRGMLDVERFDLQPHRPVFHGLVGDLSYASLSNLPEKQKVPMALKITGIKTVSTRMKVSLLEVKQTIASWPQLASAVYLGGATVAHASRKLLLGEEVASGRYFVDLDELLQPQRDPVLGNLQAEDKTEADFAKFLPKTGEVSDYKLSQAELVELLSKVNTAPSGGNCQPWKWIFDQKGVLHLMHDKSRSISLLDFKGTGSLIAFGAALEILRIVSAEMGLEVSVIKRIKEFDETLIASVLFHSRKSQAISVSNADLAEGIGLRCTNRKNAERVILGDEVFAQLKAYAVQDGLTLEICQSAEELRELATVLGGMDRLRILHDQGYKDFINEIRWTEEEAIETKDGIDLETLEMGNAERAALNLVRDPGTVEFFRKNDLGYGLSKISDQTTLTSSAVMMLQGDFSPEGYLRAGSSLQKIWTRANLQGYSIQPVSASLFIFHRVENEEDSGFTSAEKSLVLHYKKKLNKVFTINAKRKELFMVRINKAEETSKRSFRKDVSDSLIIL, encoded by the coding sequence ATGGTAATTACGAAAAAGTATGATCCGATAAATCAGTATTATCCAGTAATTTTTAGCATGGAAGAAAGCAGTGATATTTCAGCTGCCAATGAACTATTGGCGAGTGGAAATATCCGCATGATGGATGAGCTGGATAATCAAGTACTTGAGCTAATCAAGGCTCAAAGTCCTTCACAGGATTTCAAAAGTGATGAACTGCGTGAAAAGCTCAGCGACTTTTGGGATACAAATGACAGAGAAACCTACGGCAACTGGGTTTACTACCCTTGGAAATTCTGTATGGTCAGACTGTTGCCCGAGGAGGATTTTATCACGGTAAGAACGCAGCGAAATAAATACAAAATCACCCAAGCTGAGCAAGATGCATTGCGCAAAAAGAAGATTGGGATAATTGGACTTTCCGTAGGTCAAAGTATTGCTTTTTCTATAGCACTAGAAAGATCCTGCGGAGAACTTCGATTGGCTGATTTTGATCACTTGGAGCTGGGGAATATGAACCGAATCAAAGCCGGGGTTACTGACTTGGGTGTAGAAAAAGTGGTGATCGCAGCACGTGAAATTTCAGAAATCGACCCTTATCTGAAACTGAAAGTGTATAGAGAGGGAATCTCCGAAGAAAATATTGCTGAATTTCTCGCAGGAGAGCATCCTTTGGACCTGCTGATCGATGAGTGCGACAGTTTGAATATCAAAATTCTCGCGAGAGAAAAAGCCAGGTCTTTTGGTATTCCTGTGCTCATGGAAACCTCCGACCGGGGAATGCTAGATGTGGAGCGATTTGATTTGCAACCTCATCGTCCAGTATTTCATGGTTTGGTGGGAGACCTGAGTTATGCTTCACTTTCTAATCTCCCAGAGAAGCAGAAAGTGCCTATGGCGCTTAAAATTACCGGTATCAAAACCGTTTCCACTAGGATGAAAGTTTCCCTGCTGGAGGTAAAGCAGACCATTGCCTCCTGGCCTCAATTGGCCTCGGCAGTTTACCTGGGCGGAGCGACAGTGGCTCATGCCAGCAGGAAATTATTGCTTGGTGAAGAAGTCGCTTCGGGTAGGTATTTCGTGGATTTGGACGAACTGCTGCAGCCTCAGCGGGATCCGGTGCTTGGAAACCTTCAAGCGGAGGACAAAACCGAAGCGGATTTTGCCAAATTCCTACCAAAGACTGGAGAAGTTTCAGACTACAAACTGAGTCAGGCTGAGTTGGTAGAGCTACTTTCCAAAGTAAATACGGCTCCGTCGGGAGGGAATTGTCAGCCTTGGAAGTGGATTTTTGACCAGAAGGGAGTGCTGCATTTAATGCATGACAAGTCACGGAGTATTTCCTTACTTGATTTTAAAGGAACAGGCTCGTTGATAGCTTTCGGGGCAGCCCTGGAGATACTACGTATAGTCAGTGCAGAAATGGGGTTAGAGGTTTCTGTGATCAAAAGAATTAAAGAATTTGATGAAACTTTGATCGCGTCCGTACTTTTCCATTCCAGAAAAAGCCAGGCGATTTCGGTTTCAAATGCTGATTTGGCTGAAGGGATAGGTTTACGCTGCACCAATCGAAAAAATGCAGAGCGCGTAATTTTAGGTGATGAGGTATTTGCACAGTTAAAAGCCTATGCTGTGCAAGATGGCTTAACGCTAGAAATATGCCAATCAGCAGAAGAGCTTCGCGAGCTGGCTACTGTACTGGGAGGAATGGACCGACTTCGTATATTGCATGATCAGGGGTATAAGGATTTCATCAATGAAATTCGCTGGACCGAAGAGGAAGCAATTGAAACCAAGGATGGAATCGACCTGGAGACTCTCGAAATGGGGAATGCAGAGCGTGCAGCATTGAATCTGGTTCGGGATCCGGGCACGGTGGAGTTTTTCAGAAAGAATGACCTAGGGTATGGCCTCAGTAAAATTTCCGACCAGACGACCTTGACTTCCTCCGCTGTAATGATGCTACAAGGGGACTTCAGTCCTGAAGGGTACCTCAGGGCAGGTAGCTCACTACAAAAGATATGGACGCGTGCAAACCTGCAAGGATATAGTATTCAGCCTGTTTCGGCATCATTGTTTATTTTTCACAGAGTAGAAAATGAAGAAGATTCTGGATTTACCTCAGCGGAAAAATCGCTTGTTTTGCACTATAAAAAGAAATTGAATAAGGTGTTTACTATTAATGCTAAGCGTAAAGAGCTGTTTATGGTCCGAATAAATAAAGCGGAAGAGACTTCCAAAAGATCATTTAGAAAAGATGTTTCAGATAGTTTAATTATTCTTTGA